The genomic DNA AACTGGAAAGTGGTCTTTACTGATACATttaagaagaggaggagaaatattATGCTGAGTCTAGCAGCGCAGAGCTGACAGCACAGCACTGTTTATCAGAAGATGGGGCTGGAGTCAGGCTCCCACCTCTTCAGGAGACCCAGAGACCTGACAGAGGTCTCATCCACTACCCCTTTGGGCACTTGAAGCTGTGGGAGGCTCTTGACCATTGCTCTTTCTGGTAAAGGCTGCACTATCATGGGAGCATCCTCCTCTGCCCagccttccctcctcctctgcctgtctGAGGCCTCCAACAGGTTGTCCTACCATGGTTGCCAGGCATATCCATAGAGATCACCTCTTGTGCACAGCAGTGGCCATGGCCATGTGGGCTATCCAATTCAGAGTTCCTCCACCCTGCACAGGACAGAGTTggggcagaaaaggatctggcCCAGCACTTCTCCTGCGCAGTGGAAAACTGTGCTGTAGACCACCCAGGGTCAAAGGTCTCAGGCGACAgaatagttttgctttcttctgtgagCACCACATGCTCACAAAGGCTGAGCGACTTGCTCTTCGCACCTCTACAGCTGCCACTATGGCCCCTTCTTCAGCAGAGGCACCAGTGGAGGAGAGAACAAGCCACCCAGTTGTGTCAGGTTGGTGAAGATGCCTGTGTCCCTCTCTGTGCCGGCTTCTAGGGTAGGTTCTTCCCTGCTCTGCAATGTTTTCTGCACTTGACACAGAGTACTCCCACAGGCACCCTTTTGCTCAAAGCTCTGGCTTGTCTTGTGAGTTACAATCTCTCTCCATCTGCTTCCAGTCAGTTCTTGGCACATTGTCCTCATGCTAAAATCGGACACTTTCCCACTCTGCTCCGGAACTGTACTAGTGTCTTCTCTCCCATTCCTGTGTGGATTTCCAAGTCTTCAGCGTAGTTCCCCCTATAAGtcatttttcaatttctttccttGTCATTCCTATTCCTTTGACCTATGAAGAGACACGTTTTTTGCCATTTCTCTGCAAAAAGCCTTGACAAATTGGTTTTCCCATTCACATTTCCTATGTAGTGTTCCCAGGTGCTTCCATTTGAGTAGACAACAGCTAAATGAGTAACTGTATTGCTCGTCCAAAAGAAATATGATAGAGTACAGAGAGTTCAAGGTAGGTTCGTTGTGCCCAGAAGCAATATTTTTCATGACAACTTCAGAAAATTGAGCAGAATACACAATTTGTTCAGAGGGGTATATTCCTGCTTATCAAACCTGGAGAGGTAAACAGGTCCACCTGAGTCATGGAAACTTTTGTATTTGGTGGCACAATAGATCCAAACTGTCTCAAGGTGACTGTTCAGCTGAAAATCCTTGCCTGTGACCAAGGTTCAGCTACTACAATTCATTGTTAGGACTACTACCAACAAGTTTCCTCTGCCACTTGGCAGAAAGGTCTGAACACTAGTGTGCATATTAACAAATTCTGAGGCTGTCAGATATTTTTTAGTCCTTACCCAAGATTCATCTTCTGCCACTAACCactatttaaatgtttcatCTTTTTGCTTTGTGCTTTCACGAAGAGATTTCTTTGTCAGGCATCCTTGAAAGCTAGCTATTGTAAGCTCACATGCTGTTTACAGAGAAACAGggaaatatgtatatttatgttACAGACATGTTAGATAGGCTCAGAAGCCCTTGTAAACTCACAGATCACTTATACACACAGAGTAAATATTCTCCTTATGTATATGTTTATATTTGCTATATATGTTTACATGCGTGTGTGTACATATAAAAGCATCAACTCATCATAAAGACTAAGTCTGCTCTATTATTGTCTGAACCGGTCTGAAGTCTGAACTGGTAGTGAAGAGCACTTTACTTACGTACTTTCTGTTACCTGGAATTTTGAGGACCTCCTCAAGGCACACAACCCTACCCAGAGTTACGTGAGCACCAGAAAAGTGTGCATTTAAGCTACTCCATTGTTTTTCAGCATAGCAGTTgtatttcttgctttgttttgtttgctcagTGACAGTATCCTTATTCATGATGAGATCCTTATTGCCATGGCAATACAGATCTCCATAATAATACTTATGAATGGATGAACTTGTCCCCCTGGAGATGTTTGGCTACCTCTCCAAAGGTAGGGTAAGTACAAGACAACAAGAGACCCCCCCTGCTCCTTACCTGAGTGTAGCAGCTGTGATAATCCCTTGCGCAAGGTGGCAGCAAAATAAAGCTCTTCAAACTCGTTCCTCTCCTCTGCACACCTCCTATTAAGGAGAGTAACTGCCTCAACTATAtcacttgtgttttaaaaaacactttttatcACTAGTGGCTAATATATATGTGAACGATACATAGACTTACTGATATATTTTACTTTGGGAACACTATTATActtctctctccattttttaCCAATATACCCCAGGGGAAAGGCTAGAAAACTGcacacagagaaaggaaaaccatgcAACAAATCCCCCTTAAATCATtgattttcccttttaaaagaagaatctttaaaacaaataaacaaacaaaaaccaaccaaacaaaacccctgcTTTGGGTGAAATGATCAAGTCCaagacaaaaaccaaccaaacaaacagaaaatatgtaaGCTCGATGCTTAATTAAGACACCTTCATGCTAGCTGACAAATTCTGATGGACGTACCAGCAGTACACCATGGTTaagcataatattttttttaaatttctataGGAATAAGCAGTATGAAGAATACAGTTTTTGAAATCCTAGCTAGCAATTATCtagatgaaaagcaaagagaagtgTGGAGTGCACATCACTAGTTGTCCTGACCTTATTCAGCATTTGTTGTTTGGATATTTTTAGAGGTCTTTTTGTCTGCTTGTTGTTTTGAGGAACAGAGTTGCTTTATCTCATGGAGCCAACTTGTGTTGGATGGAATGTTTTACTGCAAGTGTTAGAGCAGCCAAGCTACTTTAAATCTCAAACAATTCCTAACATATTTTCCCCATATGGAAGAAAACCTTAAGTGAACATCttctttaatattctttatAGACTTCAACTCTGTTAAAGTAAATAGGAGTAGTTCACTGACTGCAATAAGCCTTTGATAGAGCCAGTATTTGAACTATGAGCAGAATTGACTACAGTATCCCAACATTACTGAAATATGTGAAGTAAATAGCTTGTTCATTCCCCCTCCTGTGTGCCAACTATGTTTAGAATGTAAACCTAGACTGCtgcttattttgaaaaagcaggGATTATTCACCTTGAAAGTACAATATAGTAAGTGTGATCTTTATTCAGAGACACAGTAAAAGAATGGCCAGTTGACTTTGGATATGAACATTCTCTGCGACCTTAAAGCTTGTTTTGATGACTGTAATCTTATTGCAAAAACACTGTGtttaacaaaaattaatttcagaacttgaagaatattttattatggAATACAAAAATACTATCTATGTAAAAACAATAAGTTAGTTTATTTACAGTACTTTACATTATTCTGCTCTAGGGCTTCCTTTGCattggatttattttcattattttacgTGCCTTTACAATTTTGCACAAAGCATTTCCAAAAGCATGTCATCCATGTTCACTGCTCCAATGATGGGCCTAAAGAACAGTTCAGCAATCACATTAGCATTAATAGACCTTAACAAGGATAGAACAACATTCAGCTTGGCAAATCTGGCTTCATCACCTCTGTGAATGAGTCTGACATGTTCATTTAAAGCTTGTTGTGCCTCCCTCTGCAGTCCTTCAATGTACTGTGTACACTGCAGCCCAGGTAGatctgaaaagagaaataaattattttgtttacataAGTTTTGTCTATAAAACAAGattcttctcacagaagaagTACGAACAGCTTACAGATTGTATTTTCCCCAAGAAATGAAGCAAATGTAATTGCTAAAGGACTTCTTGTATGCAGAATCGACATGCCAAATTTTATACAGCAGTCCAAAATCTTATCATGTTGGTGTTCTGGACATTCAGTACTCTTCTTCACTACACAAACTTGAAATACAACATTTGCCAACATTCCCTTAAGTGTTAAGTAAGTTAgctaataaaacaaatacaccGATTGAAGAACACTCTTCAAAACACCTTTAGAGTGACAAATGCAATCTGTAAACAGTGGGGAATACGATCAAAATGCATTGTTAACTTGTTCACTTCTACAAAATGCATTATTCACATTTAAGGCGTCTTTTGACAACTGCTGCTGAGTAGCTCCAGGCAACAAGTAGCAAGAAGCATCAACTCCAACGTATGACAGAAAGTTTCCTGGTGAATCACAGTAAGGACTCCGGGACAGAAAGTGCAGAACTTCTTTTCAGTCTAACACTTTGACAGTGGGGAACGCAGGAAGAGCCGTGTCCCACATTCACATGGCAGGACACACTTAGGAAGTGCTGTATCCAGCCTGCCGGCTGCCTTTCAACTAGGTCATCGACATGATAATCATTTGTTAGAGCTGCATGTATGGaggtctccacaaagagagatggaaaaaaaccaaaccacaccaaaaacaaaaccaaaacccccacacaactCATCATAAATGCTACACACAAAGCCGAAACAGCACTTTGTTCCTGGAAGCCCTGAAtctcctcttgctttccttcGTGCACGCAAACCTCCGGGAGAGAGCAGCTTGGACCCGGCACCCTGGGGCGGCCGGTGaccgcggcggcggggagggTCCGGCAGCTCCAGCCGCCCCCGTCTGAGCAGACGCCGCCGCCAGCAGCCCCGCTCGGAAACGATCAGGGAACCCCCGCTGCTCCTAATTTCCCCGAAGCGGCTGCTTCGTGTTTGTTTCGTTCTTGGAAAGACCCTCTGGAAAGCGCCAGCCCCCGGGACTCAGGCCCGAGCCGCAGCCGGACCCCTCCAGCTGGTAACGGCGGGCGGGGCAGCCGGTGACGCTCCCTGCCTGCCAGcggggccctggggagggcaCCGTGGGGGAAaccccctcctcctccacctcttcCACCGTGAAGAAAAGCCCCGGATTTTTCGGGGTACCGGAGGGCTCTCCCCGCCGgtcccccggcccccgccgccccgcccggtcACTCACCTGGGTTGAAGAGCACCGTCCCCTTGAGGTAAGCGTACTCTTTGGTGCTGATATCCAGGCTCCAGCACTTGGCCAGGAAGCCCTTGATGGCCTGAATCTCGCCGGCCGAGGGCAGATgcgggccgccgccgccggagcCGTGGTGCGGCCGGCCCGCCGCCGGTCCCCGCGGCGGGGACTGCTCGCCCTGCCGCCGGGTGGTGAGGATCCGCTGCAGCATGCTGGGCTCCGCGCTCTCCACCGTCTCCAAGTGCACCCGGTCCTgcgccagccccagcaccagcagaggCGCCCAGCAGCTGCGgaccagcaggagctgctcgtCCAGCGGCAGCTCCTGGAAGCAGGGCACGTTCTGGACGAAACGCAGCGTCTTCACCAGCACGGCCGAGGCCGCCTTGCATGCCACCTGCGGGCTCCTCAGGGCCACCCGCCGCCGCGACCCGCACGGGCAGCCGCGGGACGCCTGCCCCCGCCTCGGCCCCTGCCCCGCCGGCGACGCCGCCCGCTCCTCGCTCCTGAGGATGCTGTAGAGGATGCTGCTGTGCCGCCTGCTGCCCGCGCAGCAGCGGCAGCGCTCCGCGCACGCCATGGCACCCGGGGGAACGGCACCCGGGGGCCGCGCCGGCCGGGCTGAGCCGCCCGGGAGGCTCGGCGGGGCGGCGGCAGTCCCTGCCACCTCGGCCGGCGGAGAGACGCGCACTGCTCGCCCTCTGCCCGGCGCTTAACTTATAGCCGGCGGCTCTGTGtgcgtgtgcgtgtgtgtgtgcagccgCAGGCGCTGTGCCAGCGGTTCAAAGGGGCAGACACTCTTTACTGGCtggaaaagagggagagagaggagggggaaaaaaaacggaaaaaaaagaaaaccctcctcctccttgcctgAGACAGCGATGCCTAGAGGGAGCCGGCGAGCCGGCCCCCCTGCCTATCGTCTGCGGCGTGGCGGGCGGCCAAACACCCACCTCCCTCGCCCAGTGCGGGGCGGCGGGACgccccttctcttcccctctttcCTGGCCCGGCCCATTTTATATTATCCAGGGCCTCTTtgagcagggcagggcgggACAAGGAAGGCAGCTCACACTGCCCTCTCGTTTTGCCTCCGCCGTGCTGGGCAGCTCCCGCTGCCGCCCGGGGTCCCCACGGGGCCTCGTCGTAAAATAGCCACCGACCCCGCATCCCTCCCGATGTGTAGCCGAGCGGTCTGAGACAGGAGTGGGAAAAGGTGTCCcggggggagggagggcagaaTTGGTCCAAAGAATAAAATTTCAGCAGGACAAGGAAAAGGAGACGCTGCTAGTGATACCAAGGGTTTTGGCACACACCTGTCCTAAGGAGTGCTGTCCCATACACCAAATTCACATCTTAGTGCTGCTGTGTGGGGAGGGAGATGCAGGCAGGTTCCTGCCCAAGCTAGGGTGGCCCTGTGAGGAAGGGGTGCAAGCAAGGCTCCATCAGGGTGTCCTGGTGCCAGTGCCCCTTCGGCATCTATGTGGATCCCCTATGAAATCCTCTCTCATCAATAGttcccttcctctgcttttcaatGCATGGCCCATCTTTGTGATCTCAGGTTGTTCCACATACCtgtttaaaacatttccattttcctttcagagtCCACTTGTCTTGAAGTGAATCTTTCCTCCAAGacttacacacacagttttCTGCGACTTGTGTCCTCCAAGTGGCATATGGACTTCAAAACAAGGAAGCAATCCTTCCCGGCCTTGATGTTTACACAGGAGGGATAGGGGAATAGTGATTATCCAAGTGTCATTTTACTCttgaatgaaaaataagcaCATTTACTTTCTCTGTAGGGCTGACTAAAAGTGGGTGTAGTGGAGTACTTAATCGCTACAGAAAGTAGAGTTCCGTCTCTGTGCCGCATAGGGgctaaaacagaaacattttatatttcctGTGATCTGGAAGAACCTTGTCAGAGATTTAGAGAAAGCAGCCACTTGCAAGCAACCTTCTGTGCCTGCTCCATCAGTATCTGGTACCAAGGGATGTCTAAATCACCCCtggaaagctgcattttcttaTAATTAAAGTATGCAtgttttttaagcaaatatcATTGAGTACTTTGGATTTCCTAGAGACAAAATAACTTTAGGCTGGATCTcagcaatttcttttccctgtgaAGTCAGTCCTACTACATCAGCTTACATATATAGAGAGTCATATAGTAATTTCTctctaagtatttttttacaatTGGACTCAGAAGAGATATTCTTTACAAATGGCACAAAAAGCACTTTTATATAAGGCTATATAAAGCACTGGTGAGTTATCTTCCTCATGTAAACCTTGTTTTACAGATACAGGTTGTCCAAAGTCTGGATTACTATCCCTTTGGTTTTATCTatgaaatgcacttttttccaCAGACCCAAATATGATAAAGTCCTTTATTGGCTTTGCATTAATGGAGAACTGTTACATTGCACCAAGGAAGTGACATCTGCATTTAGCAGGCAGGTAAGTTGGGTCCCTGGAGTAGAAAGCAATGATGTTTCAGCAAACatcctttaagaaaaataaaatgcttacaATTCCCAAACAAATTTAATGTTATCAAATGTTaccaaatttttcttttacaaagtaTCACTGTTAGCTGGAAAACAATCCTTTATTTGTCGAGAACACTTCCTTGCCATTCTAGATTGTTTCCTGTTATCTTCATCAGTATTTTCTCAACTTTGTTGTATTAGGATTTTAGAGggtttctttttgccttttttgtctttttccttcttagtTTTTTGGGGGATTGTtagggttgttttgtttggttgttgtttgtttggttgttttggggggatGGGGTCTACTAACTTCAGAGATAAATCTTGCCAAGTTTTAGAAAATGAGTGTCCCTAAGCTTTTAGTTGGCTTTAATAGCACTTCTTCCACGAGGTACATATTAGTAGACTCACAGTGGTTTTTATGAGTTTGTGACTTGGGAGATATCTATGGGAAAACTTTGGACAGTTGAGACTCAGATCATTGCTTTTGCAGTTTCAACCTTGGATTCCAACTGCGGGAACTTTCTGCTTCTTATGAGAAGATGCTGCTTACACAGGGCCATAGACAAAGGCAATATTTAACTTATATACCACGTCTATAATAAAAATTTTTCCTGATGTAGCAATATGGGTTGCAggtgtttcatttttcaaggCATATCTCTTTTAAGTCTCAAATGTAGGTGCAGTTCTACTGTCATATAATGATTTTGCTGCTACAGTTAATTTTCTAAACCAACTTATACAGAAAGGGTTTGTCTTTGATAATAACATCAATATGGGTATCCCATACTGAAACTGAAACTTAATTTACTATGCAGTGCCAGAAATTACATTACTGCAGTTATAAGTGTACCTCTTTCTCTCATAAGTGCACATAAGCATTCATTTCCCCCTTTGTAACACTTAATGTATCTTAATGTATCCTAATGTATATGGCATTTCATTCAGGATAGATCCTCTCTTTCCCAGCTAAAACATCAAGAATATCCTATAAATACATATTACTGTTTTTCACATTGATATTTAGCAATTTGAACagtctttattttcaaattcaagTTCTTCCTGTTCATAGCATTCAAGCTAAATTAAAGGCAACAaagctttctgtttaaaaccaaaaataatacaaaatacctCACAGACAGGTAAGTATGTTTTGATGGAAAATGCATGAAAACACTTTTAGCAAAAAGTGGATGTGTCCAATTTCTGCTAAAAGATCTAATGTTACATGAGTGTTACCAAGCTCCTTATGGTACAGTCATTAATAGATTTACATGCTTCCAGACAAAAGATTacttatttgtgtattttttggTTGGtcttggtttgggttttttctgtgtttgttttgttttgttttgaactcAGACAACTGCCTTGGTTATGAAGGCAAGACAGTGCAGCCTGGGCAGTCTCACTGCTTCATGTTGCTCTTCAGTGCCTTTGTATCACTCATCTGGTAGCACATTTGGTTCTCGGCCAGAGGGCAAGACTTCAGTTTCAGAACAAGACCAAACAAGCATTTGTTTTTATGCAGTCGGTGCTTCCGTGTATTATTAGCTTGAGAGAGGGCTTTTTTCCAGAGGGGAATAGGATCCTGATGTCCTCTAAATACCCACTATTCCTTCCAGTAAaagtgctgaaaaataaaatttgatcTTAAGATCAGATGTAAAACTGAGACTCAATTTAGTGATTAGCAaaagagaagttatttttttctctggaaaaaaaaaagattgaatgGGGAATATGTTATGAGAATATGATTAGCAAAATAGCTTTTGTATAAGACAAATACtccattaaaaaatgttttagaattCAAGTGTATTGCTGGTTTTCATGTGTTTCTTAGTGTGACTGTCCATTTGTTACACTGACCACCATTCATAGTTCCCATATTTTACTGGGATGTTTACTTGAAAATAAGTGGGGATTAAGTGAAAAGGATCACCATGAGCAATGTTCTACCTATATGCTGTGCCAGGTATTCCTGATGGCACTGTTGTCTCCTTCCTTGATGGGCAATGGATTTCTTGGGAGGATATTGAGAGCCTGATTGATGCTGCCTGAACCAAAGACAGTTGATGTGTACCTGGTCAAGGGATGCTGACCTGAATTTACAGAGCTTTTGCAGCTGTAAGGCTGTGATTTGACTATCATTACCCTATTCCACCACCAGCTCACCTAGTGGTATGTGTTCTAGAACAGGATGAGCATATGGTCACATTTTTATGGAATTAGCCAGAGTATATTGAAAAGGGTTTACACCAGTTTTTGACCTTTCTGCCAGCAGCTTGAAAGCAGATGATGTTTAATCTGGTATAAACTGTAATGATGCAAAATCAACCCTCGAACACTTCTTAAACATACATGAACCtacaaaatggatttttttttgtcagattgGTGCTTTGCATCATGTGGCCATGACAttttggaaacagaagcaggaaTCCTGAATTTAAATTTACTGTTATTGAACTGTGCACTTTACTGCTGTATTTCCACTGACAGATAGCCTTTGTATATACCagacctttttttctctcagccaTATGCTAATTCACCTTAGTTAATGCAACTAGGATTCAGGGGAGGCAAAATTAGGGGAAGAGAAGCAACACTGTGaacttttttccagttaaagGTTCTCAGCTCCTTCCCATTAAAAACAATTGATCTTTGGGCTCTGAAAAGAGCTGTGAGTCCCAGCAATCTAAAACCATTTTGATGTGCTGTTGGGGGATGGCCATTTCAGTGTTTAAATATAAgtaatacacttttttttttttggtcaaaagtGAATTCATACAGCTCCCAAACACCTGCCAGTGTGGCATGCTTAAAGTTGCAGTCCCATAAGACTGACTGAGAACAATTTAGTATCTCACTGGAGCTGGAAGAGGTGACTCCCACAGACACCCTCATTGCCACTGTGTTCCttgtgccagctctggcactCACCTGACACCTTGGTGAGCCAAACCCTGTTACGAAGCTGGCAGCGTTTTTATAACAGCCACTACAAGAAAGGGAGCAGAGAAACAAGATACTTTGAAATGTGCtctccttgctttattttccccCTTGATGCTTTTCAAGTTTCTGCCCAACCTGGCAAGTTGTACACTTACGTGATATGGCAGAACTCTGTTTGGCTGAGTCAGCAAAGCTCCTAACCCatcaagaaaaaacatgaagtTTTCTGCCAATTTACTGAGCATTATTGCTCAGTAACACTGTACTGAAAGGTGCTAAACCCTATAGTGTTAAACTAAAAACAAAGCCACTGTTTAACACCAAAACTGGCATAACTTCCATTTGAATGGCCATTTATTAAGAGAGGGAAAAGTCTTTTTAAACAAGGCAAAGTCTGAACAAGAACATTTTGCTAGAGATCCAAAACTAAAGGACAGATCAACAGAAGATTTAATAAACCTTTTATCTGAGCTGTACCTGTAAGATCTCGTGATGGAAGGAATGCTTGAGGAATAAAACATCTCTGCATTATACAGCGAGCGATCAGTAcctggggaaggaggtgggTTCAAGATCTAGGAAGAACAGCAGTGTGAAAGTCTGGGTTAATTATACAACTCTacttattttgtaaatattattgATGCTTTCACCCTGTCACTCATCCTTATTTTAGTTTGCTTGCTGCCTGGGTGggtaaatgcatttttaaagatcaCAGAAGTTCATTACGAGACTTTACTCTGGGCTTAGGTACACTGCAGGCATCCAAAGTTCTCAAAGCACATGGAATTTTCTTCCTCGCCACACACATTATTACCTGGAAGGCTGGGGTAAAGCTGGAAATTAGACCCAGTTTTACAGAATCTCAGTATACTTTCTTGATCATAAGGACTGAACTTATTCAGCCAGGGATTAGACGAGTGCCAGAGCAGGTGGAAAGGAGTGATGTGAGCTGCCTTCCAggagtgggaggagaagggggaaagaGCAGGACCACTGCTGCAAGCCATTATTCCACTCAGCCACCATGTGGAACTGCTTCCTCAGAGAGGTAAAACCCTAAAGCCCGAGAGCAGAAAAACTAGAGGTAGGAGAGAGGGCTTGTAGTGACCTTTGTTTTTCAACTGGTCTTTTAAATATCATCTGAAATTGATCTGTACCCTTGCTAATGACACTTGGATAGCAGAATCATGTTATAAAATGTTAGTGTAGAAAAAACTTTCAATTACTGAGCTTATTACATTTATTTGCCTTGAGGAATATGTTGCTGATACAGAACAACAGATGAATTACAGGTAAAAAACTGGCAAATTAAGCTCTTTAATGCACTGTTCAAGGTTGTGgcataaagaagaaaagacattcTAGCACTAGTGTTGCAATAGGACACTATATACCCATTACGCTAATCCTTGAGTTGAAATTtctgtataaatacatatgttATTGCAGCTGATTGTCTGAGACTGAAAAGTTCACAAATATATTTGTGAGTAATATTGTAGGACATGCTGCTgataaaaaaaagttacatttaaatAGGCTTATAGGTTAGCCTGCATTTTACTTGCAAATCAGTGTGAGGGCTTTTAAAATCCACACATCTTTCTGTAGGTTTTAATTCAGACATATTTCACCCAAGctggatatttaaaaataccatctGTCTGGTGAATCAGTGATATGATTTCTCGTTAAATCAGGTTCATGTTATGGTATTATAAAATCACTAATTTCCTTTTCACCATTCTTCATACATGAGTTTGACAGATGCATAGATGATTTATAGGTTCACcctaaaatataaaatctgtATCTCAAATATTTACGATCTTCAAATGACTTCTGCAATTCTTTGGCTACATTCTTTGCTTCAATCACAATCCACCAGGTTTCTAAATCTGTACACAATCTGTAGCTAACAGGAAAATCATTTGGCATTCTTTTCTGCTGGCAGACAAGACAGACTGCATCTCCAGTTTCGTCAAAATAATCAGGTTAGCTTACCCTCTTTAAAGACAGGATTTTGCTAACCTAGATAATTTCAACAAAACTGGATTATGGAGTGAGCCGACAGTTACGTTGGTACATCTAGTGTACTTGCAGTCGTTGATAGCCCAAAGTACAGTGAGAAGTGCTAACATCTTAATCTGTCTCAGCTGCAGCCAAACAGCATCCTTGGCTAGTGTGAGATCCAGAGACTGTAATGCTGGCTTGAACCATCAGCTCCCTTTGTTGGACTTCCTAAAGGTACTGTTAAACACTGAGCTTTTGTTGACTCAAGTGCAATTTCTGCTCATCAGTGTGCCTCTGCAGGAAACCATTCAATTTTTGATTTGAAAACTCAGTCCAAGAGATAAAAGCCTACCACCCCACTGTCTGTTTATCTAGGATTTTATCATTCTTATGATCTAAAATTAGCACTGTGCTACTCCTTTCCAG from Caloenas nicobarica isolate bCalNic1 chromosome 1, bCalNic1.hap1, whole genome shotgun sequence includes the following:
- the NR0B1 gene encoding nuclear receptor subfamily 0 group B member 1, which produces MACAERCRCCAGSRRHSSILYSILRSEERAASPAGQGPRRGQASRGCPCGSRRRVALRSPQVACKAASAVLVKTLRFVQNVPCFQELPLDEQLLLVRSCWAPLLVLGLAQDRVHLETVESAEPSMLQRILTTRRQGEQSPPRGPAAGRPHHGSGGGGPHLPSAGEIQAIKGFLAKCWSLDISTKEYAYLKGTVLFNPDLPGLQCTQYIEGLQREAQQALNEHVRLIHRGDEARFAKLNVVLSLLRSINANVIAELFFRPIIGAVNMDDMLLEMLCAKL